TTAAACCCTTATGAGCACGGGGAATGTTACGTAACAGAAGATGGTGCCGAAACCGATCTTGATCTGGGACATTATGAGCGTTTTTTGAATACGCCCACTTCCCAGGCCAATAACGTTACTACCGGCCGTATTTATCAGACTGTTATCAACAAAGAAAGAGAAGGCGCCTACCTGGGTAAAACCGTACAGGTGATTCCGCACATTACGGATGAAATCAAACGCCGGATCCTTTTGTTGGGCAAAGATGGTAAATATGATATCGTCATTACTGAATTAGGTGGTACGGTGGGCGATATTGAATCACTCCCTTACATTGAAGCGGTTCGTCAGTTACAGTGGGAACTTGGTGAAGAAGATTGTCTTGTAGTGCATCTTACGCTCATTCCGTACCTGCGTGCGGCAAAAGAGCTGAAAACCAAGCCTACACAACACTCTGTACGTTTACTGAGCGAATATGGTGTTCATCCGGACATCATTGTATGCCGCACAGAAGAACCGTTGTACCGTGATCTCAAAAAGAAAATCGCCCTCTTCTGTAATGTACAGGTAGATGCGGTTATCGAGGCCAATGACGTTCCTACCATCTATGAAGTACCGCTGGAAATGATGCGGGAAAAACTGGATATTTCTGTTTTAAAAAGACTGAACCTTCCGGTAGAGAAAGAACCTGAACTGATTAAATGGCGCGAATTCCTGGATAAACTGAAATATCCCAAATCCAAAGTAACGATCGGTTTGATCGGTAAATACGTGGAATTGCAGGATGCTTACAAATCCATCCTCGAATCATTTATTCATGCGGGTTCGCTGAATGAATGCAAAGTAATTGTACAAAATATTCATTCCGAGCATCTTACACCTGAAAATGCCTGTGAAAAACTGAAAAACCTCGATGGGCTACTCGTAGCGCCAGGGTTCGGTCACCGCGGTATTGAAGGAAAGATCACGGCTATTCAGTATGCACGTGAAAATAAGCTGCCTTTCTTTGGTATTTGTTTGGGTATGCAGATGAGTGTGGTGGAATTCGCCCGTAATGTACTGGGCTGGAAAGATGCACACTCCGTGGAAATGAACCCTGATACAGCTCATCCGGTTATCAACCTGATGGAAGAGCAGAAAAAGGTGACTGCAAAAGGCGGTACGATGCGTTTGGGCGCTTACTCCTGCGAATTGCTACCCGGCTCCAAAGCTGCGGAAATATATGGTACTACCACCATCAGCGAAAGACACCGTCACCGTTATGAGTTCAATAACGCCTTCCTGGAACAGTTTGAACAAGCCGGATTGATACCTTCCGGTAAAAACCCGGAAAGTGGCCTGGTAGAAATCGTTGAACTGGCTGACCATCCTTTCTTTGTAGGCTCACAATTCCACCCTGAACTGAAAAGCACCGTGGAAAGCCCGGCCCCGATCTTTGTATCGTT
The Chitinophaga sp. MM2321 DNA segment above includes these coding regions:
- a CDS encoding CTP synthase; amino-acid sequence: MAKYIFVTGGVTSSLGKGIIAASLAKLLQARGFRVTIQKFDPYINVDPGTLNPYEHGECYVTEDGAETDLDLGHYERFLNTPTSQANNVTTGRIYQTVINKEREGAYLGKTVQVIPHITDEIKRRILLLGKDGKYDIVITELGGTVGDIESLPYIEAVRQLQWELGEEDCLVVHLTLIPYLRAAKELKTKPTQHSVRLLSEYGVHPDIIVCRTEEPLYRDLKKKIALFCNVQVDAVIEANDVPTIYEVPLEMMREKLDISVLKRLNLPVEKEPELIKWREFLDKLKYPKSKVTIGLIGKYVELQDAYKSILESFIHAGSLNECKVIVQNIHSEHLTPENACEKLKNLDGLLVAPGFGHRGIEGKITAIQYARENKLPFFGICLGMQMSVVEFARNVLGWKDAHSVEMNPDTAHPVINLMEEQKKVTAKGGTMRLGAYSCELLPGSKAAEIYGTTTISERHRHRYEFNNAFLEQFEQAGLIPSGKNPESGLVEIVELADHPFFVGSQFHPELKSTVESPAPIFVSFVQAAKLYAENKNSKAKIAEEKVDQDYKI